The Arthrobacter sp. NicSoilC5 genome has a window encoding:
- the rpsE gene encoding 30S ribosomal protein S5, whose translation MTEANKEKDTVSADQKAPEAAAAETTAPAAEDRRGGARRGERGDRGQGRGDRGGRGGRDGGREAEKNQFVERVVTINRVSKVVKGGRRFSFTALVVVGDGNGMVGVGYGKAKEVPAAIAKGVEEAKKSFFRVPRVGNTIPHRVQGEAAAGVVMLRPASAGTGVIAGGPVRAVLECVGIHDILSKSLGSSNAINIVHATVDALKRLEEPAAVAARRGLPLDEIAPAALVKALLAPKAGV comes from the coding sequence GTGACCGAAGCAAACAAGGAAAAGGACACTGTGTCTGCAGATCAGAAGGCGCCCGAAGCCGCAGCTGCTGAGACCACTGCCCCCGCTGCCGAGGACCGCCGTGGTGGCGCCCGTCGCGGCGAGCGTGGCGACCGTGGCCAGGGCCGCGGCGACCGCGGTGGCCGTGGCGGCCGCGACGGTGGCCGTGAAGCCGAAAAGAACCAGTTCGTAGAGCGCGTTGTCACCATCAACCGCGTCTCCAAGGTCGTCAAGGGTGGTCGTCGCTTCAGCTTCACCGCACTGGTCGTCGTTGGTGACGGTAACGGCATGGTCGGCGTGGGCTACGGCAAGGCCAAGGAAGTTCCCGCTGCTATCGCCAAGGGCGTTGAAGAGGCCAAGAAGTCCTTCTTCCGCGTTCCCCGCGTTGGCAACACCATCCCGCACCGCGTTCAGGGTGAAGCCGCTGCCGGCGTCGTAATGCTGCGTCCGGCTTCCGCCGGTACCGGTGTTATCGCCGGTGGTCCGGTCCGTGCAGTACTGGAGTGCGTGGGCATCCACGACATCCTCTCCAAGTCGCTCGGTTCCTCCAACGCCATCAACATCGTTCACGCGACCGTTGATGCCCTGAAGCGCCTCGAAGAGCCGGCAGCAGTGGCAGCACGCCGCGGCCTGCCGCTGGACGAGATCGCTCCGGCAGCGTTGGTGAAGGCCCTCCTGGCTCCGAAGGCAGGTGTTTAG
- the rplR gene encoding 50S ribosomal protein L18 has protein sequence MAISINKKRTNKSKAAGRSRRQLRIRKRISGTAVRPRLVVNRSARHVFVQVVDDTIGQTVASASTLEADLRAFDGDKTAKAKRVGELVAERAKAAGVEAVVFDRGGNKYHGRIAAVADGAREGGLSL, from the coding sequence AACAAGAAGCGTACGAACAAGAGCAAGGCTGCTGGTCGCAGCCGCCGCCAGCTTCGTATCCGCAAGCGCATTTCCGGTACGGCTGTCCGCCCCCGCCTGGTGGTCAACCGCTCCGCACGCCACGTATTTGTCCAGGTTGTCGATGACACCATTGGCCAGACCGTAGCAAGCGCGTCCACTCTGGAAGCTGACCTTCGTGCATTCGACGGTGACAAGACTGCCAAGGCCAAGCGCGTTGGCGAGCTCGTTGCCGAACGTGCCAAGGCTGCCGGCGTCGAGGCTGTTGTGTTCGACCGTGGTGGTAACAAGTACCACGGCCGGATCGCCGCCGTCGCTGACGGTGCACGCGAAGGTGGGCTGTCACTGTGA